Within the Planctomycetota bacterium genome, the region TCGATCTCCCGCAGCTCCCGGGCTTCCTCGGAGCGAAGCTCCAGGGCCAGAGTCTGCTCGAACTGATCCGTTCCGAGGTCCGCCAGGTGGTTGGGCAGCGTGGAGATCTCCCCCGTCTCCGACGTCGACTCCCGCTCCAGGCGCCCCAGCCGTTCCAGGAGCTCCGTTCGGCGTTCTCGAAGAAGCGCTTCGAAGCGTTCAAGCTCCTCGGGCGCCAGAACTTCGCGAGGCGAAACCGACAGAACCGCCATTTCCCATCACCTCCCGGAAAGGCGCTAAAGCAAGTTTCGCGCCACGGGTGTGATGAGAAGATGTGCATAACACGTTGAATGTAAAAGCGTAAGAATGAAGGCTGCATGGAACCTTCGATGAGGCTGTAAAACGGGCAGATTGAGGGCTTGACATGGCAGGGTACCGAAATGTAGGGTGTGGCCTCCTTCGGTACGTAACGGTAGGATCCTTCGAGGATCCCTTCCACGAGGTGGGATCATGGCGGCGGGCGGCGAGCTGGGCACGGTCAACCGGCGGGATCTGAAGGAGCTCCGGCTCCTTTTCGAGATCAGCCAGATTCTCGACCGGAGCATGGATCTCAGGGACGTGGTGGGGCCGGCTCTGGAGGCCCTCTCGCAGCACACGGGGATGGTGCGCGGGACGCTGACGCTTCTGGACCGGCAGACGGGGGAAATCTTCATCGACGTGGCCCATGGGCTTTCGGAAAGCCAGAAGGAGCGGGGCCGCTACCGGCTGGGCGAGGGGGTCACCGGCAAAGTCATCCAGAGCGGCCGTCCCATGGTCGTCCCGCGGGTCTCGCAGGAGCCGCTCTTTCTCAACCGCACGGGCGCCCGCGACGGGCTGCGCAAGAAGGACATCGCCTTCATCTGCGTCCCGATCAAGATCGGCACCGAGGTGATCGGGGCGCTTTCGGCCGATCACGTCACCCCGAGGGACGTGGAGCTGGAGGAGGACGTCCGGATCCTCAGCATCATCGCCTCCATGATCGCCCAGGCGGTCCGGCTGCGGCAGTCCGCGCAGGAGGAGCGCCGCAAGCTCCTGGAGGAGAACCGGCGGCTTCAGGACGAGCTTCGGGACCGGTTCCGGCCGTCCAACATCATCGGCAACTCCAAGCAGATGCAGGACGTCTACGATCAGATCGCCCAGGTCTGCCGCTCCAGCACCACCGTCCTCATCCGCGGCGAGAGCGGCACGGGCAAGGAGCTCGTGGCCCACGCCATCCACTACAACAGCGCCCGCGCGTCCCGTCCTTTCATCCGCGTCAACTGCGCGGCGCTGCCGGAAACGCTCGTCGAAAGCGAGCTCTTCGGCCACGAGAAAGGCGCCTTCACGGGTGCCCTGGCCACCCGCCAGGGCCGTTTCGAGCTCGCCCACGGGGGGACCATTTTCCTCGACGAGGTCGGCGACTTCTCGCCCGCCACCCAGGTCAAGCTCCTGCGCGTTCTGCAGGAGCGCGAGTTCGAGCGCGTCGGCGGCTCCGCCTCGATCAAGGTGGACGTGCGCGTCATCGCCGCGACCAACCGCGACCTGGAGGCCATGATCGCCGAGGGCCGGTTCCGCCAGGACCTGTACTACCGCCTCAACGTCTTTTCCATCCACCTGCCGCCCCTGCGCGAGCGCAAGGCGGACATCCTGCTTCTGGCCGACTACTTCGTGGAGAAGTACGCCAAGCTTCACCACAAGAGCGTCAAGCGCATCTCCACGCCGGCCATCGACATGCTCATGAGCTATCACTGGCCGGGCAACGTCCGCGAGCTCGAAAACTGCATCGAACGCGCCGTCCTCGTCTCGGACGACGAGGTGATCCACGGGTATCACCTTCCGCCCACCCTCCAGACCGCCGAAGCCAGCGGCACCGTCACCGTGGGGCCGCTGCAGGCCGCCCTCGACAACGTCGAGCGGGAGATGATCATCGAGGCGCTCAAGAGCACCCGCGGGAACATGGCCAAGGCCGCCAAGGCCCTCGGCATCACCGAGCGTCTCATGGGGCTGCGCGTCCGCAAGCACGGCATCGACCCGAAGCGCTTCCGCGCCGACTGGTAGCGCGGACGTCCTGAAACCGTCTTTCCCTCCCGCGCTGTATACCCGGAACGATGATCCGGAGGATCCCGGCGCTGCTCCTGGCCGCCGCGCTCGGATGCCGAAACGACGGCGGCGACGGCGCTCGCGCCCGTCCCTTTCTCATGGGCTTCAGTCCCTGGCCGTACGATGCGACCCTCGAGGCCAAGGACTGGGTCTACGCGCGCATCCACGCCGAAGGAGACATCGTTTCGCACCATCTGGAGGAAGGGGTACCGTGGCCGGACATGGCGGACGGGCGCGGCTTCTCCGGTTCGTTCCTCGCGGAGCTCGAGGACCGCCGGAACCGGCGCGTGCCGGGGAAGAAGACGCTCATTCAGATCAACCCCTTGAACGTCTCCCGGACGGGTCTGGCCGCCTTCCGCGGCGCCACGCCCAACGAGCCGCTCCCTTCGCCCTGGGACGGATACGCCCTCGACAGCCCCCAGGTCAAGAGCGCCTTCCTGACCTACGCGCGCCAGATGGTG harbors:
- the nifA gene encoding nif-specific transcriptional activator NifA encodes the protein MAAGGELGTVNRRDLKELRLLFEISQILDRSMDLRDVVGPALEALSQHTGMVRGTLTLLDRQTGEIFIDVAHGLSESQKERGRYRLGEGVTGKVIQSGRPMVVPRVSQEPLFLNRTGARDGLRKKDIAFICVPIKIGTEVIGALSADHVTPRDVELEEDVRILSIIASMIAQAVRLRQSAQEERRKLLEENRRLQDELRDRFRPSNIIGNSKQMQDVYDQIAQVCRSSTTVLIRGESGTGKELVAHAIHYNSARASRPFIRVNCAALPETLVESELFGHEKGAFTGALATRQGRFELAHGGTIFLDEVGDFSPATQVKLLRVLQEREFERVGGSASIKVDVRVIAATNRDLEAMIAEGRFRQDLYYRLNVFSIHLPPLRERKADILLLADYFVEKYAKLHHKSVKRISTPAIDMLMSYHWPGNVRELENCIERAVLVSDDEVIHGYHLPPTLQTAEASGTVTVGPLQAALDNVEREMIIEALKSTRGNMAKAAKALGITERLMGLRVRKHGIDPKRFRADW
- a CDS encoding TraR/DksA C4-type zinc finger protein; amino-acid sequence: MAVLSVSPREVLAPEELERFEALLRERRTELLERLGRLERESTSETGEISTLPNHLADLGTDQFEQTLALELRSEEARELREIDEALARLREGTYGRCEDCGRPIARERLEAIPYARQCRNCRLKEEER